ttaaaaaaataaaaaaaatcttacctttataaaaaaaattcgaaattttttatatagtattAGAATGGATTGAATTTATTagttgattttgaaattttgtagtAGTAtgcttttataaattttataataatgagtCAAAAAAAACCTAACTTAAAAAAGGCTTTGTAAAGTATTCGTATAATTGTGACCAATCGTGGGTGGAGTGTTTGAACACTACACTTCAGCGTTATATTCACATCCTTTCATGACAGAGACAATATTTATGCatcagttttaatttagtttgagtaaagtataactgaaaaaaaaaaaaacatctttctAAAATCATAACGTGATGACCTATATAATAATGCATTTGAATGACCAGTGAGTATAGTGACATTGCGTATCATGATTCACCATCCATGTACACAAACACCACACTTCTCCTCCAGCGGAAGCAACCACAATCACGAGTAACTATTTTCAACCGTCGTTCATCTTAAAGGGATCATTATACTCGTTTGAGCTACCACTGTTAGGTCTATCGAGAAGGAGGTTCcctgtgggttacacaaacaccaataacatctgagccaactaTGTAAGGGATCAACaacactctttacccaaaaccttaagacaatgggttaatgggtctttcatctttatatagtgttctactttctcatttctatccaatgtgggacttggactcacacttggattcccaacaatctcctcctcaagggtgagtcccttccacattatgttgggtacaaacaaagtcccacataagataaaataagatatggacatgagtttatatacacataagatacctccattggtaagaggtcttttggagtggtaccaaaagcaaattcaTGAGGGTTTGgtccaaagcggacaatatcttactagtgtggagatctatgtgtatgtgtgtggggtagtgtacctatgtggaagggactcacccttgagggggagattgttgggaatccaagtgtgagtctaagtcccttAGATAGAAATGAGGAAGTAAagtattatataaagatgaaagactcattaactcATTACCTTAaagttttgggtagagagtgatgTCAAAACATTGCAAGCACCAGGGCTTTTCTCGGTCAATAAGCTGGTCGTGAAATATAAGGTCTTTATGAGTTATAAATTTTTCCCCTTTGATTTTGTGAGGAATGAATCTAAATAAGTTTAAATCCTtaagaaaaagttataaaaagagTCCATATCTGAAAACAACAATTAACTAAGAATCTCACTATCAAATTTGAAACaattactaaaaaaacaaagactCAAAACTACtcttaaaataaaactgaaatttatttaaaacattaaaaaacacTAGCTACACAAGTTTAAAACTAGAAATGAAAGTTCAAAATGGAGactaaacaataaaaataacaaagaaatttaAAAGTGCATATGAATACGAGAATAAAACtaagaaataacaaaataatttaactactaaaaaaaattaaatatgcaGACTACaataaacaaatcaaacattttaaaagataaaaatcaacaaagcaaagtaaaattaaatcaaatcaaCTTACCTCTACCACACTTGCAAAACAGAACCAAGTTAGAAACTAAACCAATATCAAAACTACTTAGCAAGTTAGTAAAACACCTATGAAGGAACTTGTTAGTAAAAATCAGCcaatcaaaaactaaaattggaATGACACTAAATCCTAAACTCCAAATTTGAAACTCTAAACCCCTAAAAACTCTTAACGCTAAATCTTAATCCTGGAACCTAAACTCTAAACACTAAATACTATATACCCTACACCCTACACCTGAAATcttaaaaaacttattatttcatttagaCAAATCAATGAACATAACtaacttattatttattaccTAACATATTGTACTCCTAACTTCTTAGAGAACATTACGAAGACACTCATATCCATAAAAAagttatcataattaaaaatttgtttgtatatttaagttttgtttcttgtttaatGTTAATAAAACTTATAGCACAATCACAAACGTTTTCAAGCATGTCTTctcgtaaaataaaataaaggaaaacagGAAAAACACACTCAACTACTTACCATTTATTCCAATATATATCCTTCTTGGAGTACTTAGACAATCTTTCTTAAGGAAAAACACTTTTTCTTTATCATATTAACATAAGCCACAAACTAATTTTTAGATCATAAGTCACTTTTGATTTATGATACTATAGCCAAAAAATTGGCTAAAATTACTACGGAGAAAATATCATATAGAGGAAAGATAACATTATCAGGAAATGAGACACCATCCATAAAATCAGAATTGCAACTATTAGTTGGCTCTGTAATATGCTATCTTAAAATTTCATCCATCTCTCCACTTCTTTTTGAACATCATCTTATAAGGGAATATTATTCACACCCCTCACATTCTATATTTGTAACGCTCCAAATTTCGGGTATCATGAGTTCTTACAAAAATcgataattttaaaactttattatagcccataaacatatttttccaaaaaCCTTACCAAATCTCATTATTCAACATGCATAACTAAATCAAATCGTATTAGTTCCAAAAGCAACATCTTTCAAAGTTAACTAAAATGAccaaggaaataaaaataactctGAATTACATTGTATCAAAAGTCCAATTAAAAGAACTTTAAAGAAAACTCAAATCTTTTCGTCGTCATCTCACAAATCTATCATGCATCTGGAACATCCACTAGTGCAGAAATTGCTTTTTACGTCCGATATTTTGGCCTTTTGACGTCCGGCGTACGCCGGACGTCTATGCGGTAGACGTCCCTCAGACGTCCGTCTTGCCacgacggacgtctatatgaacGTCCGCTCTGCCTgcggacggacgtctatataaacgtccggtGCATCAGGacagacgtttatataaacgtccgtggcttgaggacggacgtttattatATAAACGTCTGTTACCTGAGCACGGACGtttattataaacgtccgctgtttgaggacggacgtccatataaACGTCCGCTGCTGTCTGAGGACGGACGTCATCCTCGCTGAGTTTTTTTGGTGTAGGGCTGGGGTGGGACGTCCGTATGTGCAcagacggacgtctatagacgtccgactgtacactaacagacgtctagtgggcgttttttttttaaaaatttgtttgttttctcaatagaaccacacctgaaaaacagaaaaatttcCCAGAACAATTCTCCAATAACATAAATATgcgttttatataaacaaaattctaCTTAATGTTCAATCCACTACCAaactattaacataaaaataaaactaaaaccaaacaatgttcaatcaagaagaaatataactattcctaactccatctttgtagaagataagcggtccactcctgccttatctggttaattgtgtcctctgcaATAGGCGATGTagtcttgaagcgctgcaaaattcaagaaagattcattattgtttcatatatagttgaagatgattttgatttgtaatgtattgaaggtatacatcattacctcattccagtcatctgtaatgacagctcgaatgatggtcttaatccaacacatcacatagaagccacattcccatgaatctacctgctggttacactaaaataacaaactaaatagttaaaaatttagatcattcaataacataaatgaattagaaactataaatgacttacaacctttggatacaaaatttgaaccaattgaccacgagatttaccaataactctgtacagattgaaaacacaaagtataattaatatgactatcttatcataaaagttgaaggttaacatcaaattgaagtcattttttggagaaacacttacccttgaagcatggttctcaagtcatttttcatcttcctgtgcaacgaacaaaaccatataattttacattgtttgggaatgataaccatcagctgccagtgagacctatcacgaaggacaaatagttattcaactaatt
This sequence is a window from Vigna angularis cultivar LongXiaoDou No.4 chromosome 2, ASM1680809v1, whole genome shotgun sequence. Protein-coding genes within it:
- the LOC128195206 gene encoding uncharacterized protein LOC128195206, translated to MVIIPKQCKIIWFCSLHRKMKNDLRTMLQGVIGKSRGQLVQILYPKCNQQVDSWECGFYVMCWIKTIIRAVITDDWNERFKTTSPIAEDTINQIRQEWTAYLLQRWS